ttacaaaatttcattattttttcgtGCCAAAAGGAAATACAAAGAACTAGTAATTCATTATGTACAAGAAGCtaatacatttaaaaaatagtaataatatttcacACCAAGCACAGTTCTATTAGATTTTTCTAAgctcatttttaaaaatggaaaatttctTTTCATACTTTGCCCACTATATCTCATCTCTCATACGTTAtctacatttttttcatatttctcttaatttacctattttttctcatctctcatACGTTATCTACAatgtttttcatatttttcttaatttacttattttttctttctctcttatttactaatttttttaaaaacttatgGCGTTTACACATGAGACTTGCGGAAGAAGTAAGatcaaaataacaaagaaAAGCTTCGAATGCATAAATGTGAGCATAAGAGAAAAGGCAGAGTGGGTGTATTCTTGGGCCGACAAGGATAGCTACACTCCCTTTCATACAGGATAATAGAATAAGATATTGGGCTGAGATAGATTATAAAATCACTTTTCAATGTTCAGGAGATCTATACTATAAAAGGGGATGAGATAGATTATAAAATCACTTTTCAATGTGCAGAAGATCTATACactatataaaaggggagttttagAGATATTTAGAGAAATAAGGTGAGTTTTGGAGGTGATTAGGAAAATGCccttttaaaatagatattattatttaaatataactgCCTTTTTTTActgaatagtagtagtaaaattacGCAAACTAAagttatttagttttataattattggATAAGAGTTGGTTATTGAGATTCTATAATTAGATGATTAGTGGTATAGTTAGTGGCATAATGgctttcaataatttattcagCGTTTCAGGGCAACCAACTTTAGCCAGGTGAAAATCTCATTCCAACCAcgaattaacatttttttattaattgatttccaTTATTATATGAGACTCTTTTCCAATggattgaaatgaaatttaggTCAAGTTGATGTTTTTATGAATGTAGAATGTCCATTGATGATTTTCTGGTTAACTCTAGGATACCTATATTGAGAATTGATCAGTCTCCAGGGGAAATGTGTGGCTTAATCAAGCTTTGGCATTAAGcagagaaaaatagaaaagtatattttcaattccattagtttatcaAGTTCCTTTTCTTTAGTTTATcaagttttctaaaattctactctctccgttccatagtaatgaaggcgtttctttttggcacaaaggttaagaaaaattgtgttaggtaagttaagtaaatggataataaagtgaaaaatgaaaaaggtagagagatgaagaaagaaaaaagtaagagaaagtaaagtaggtgtggaaaaatgtgttgacttttactaaaaaaagaaatgactttattactatggaacgtaccaaaatgacaaaatgactctattactatggaacggagggagtataatttagttattttgtgGAGTTCGTAACATATGACCTTTTGTTATTCATGATTTACTTTGTACATGTAATGTTACTTTTATAATggtcaatttcatttttcttatagGGAGTCATATGTTTATGGGGGTTGAATGTAGccaatttatttaacataatgAGCAAGGGCGCATCCTCCCGATCCAGTGGTTGTTCTCCAAGCCACTGCGCTTCTGTTACGCGTGTTTGCTTCCATCCCTTTGAGAGCATCATTTCCAGTGGATCCACTTATGTTAAATgctaataagaaaataacaacataCCTTGACCATGTTAGAGGAAGTTCAAATAAAGGAAGAATCAATTTCTGGGAGGACACAAAATTCTGGAAGAAGACGTTGTGGTATGGAGACGCGATTTTATACATTAGGTTTAATTTGTTAAGGCTTCgtaattatatatttcaatacatgagtttagttacataTTTCAATACATGAGTTTCATCAAATCATTACTAAAGTTGTTAATAGAATATACTCCTTATTTATACAAGTCTATTATTGCTCttggtttatatatttattaattagttacgTTATGggatttcttaattttttttatttaagttacACACCGTAttaatttaaactaattaatgttttaaataagtatgtgttttttgaaaatttatcaatttaaataaataaattttgatgtataatagtataaacaaatcaaatgagaaatgaaaaagaaagaaatttgatattcttttaattaaaataaaaattgaagtaataaagtaataggAACATTCATGTTGATTATATATGCAAAACTgaaaaagtaaacaaagtagtgaatatgcatttttgtttgaatatttGGTGTAAATCATTCctacaaaattatcattcatAAGTTTCTTCACCAATAATTCATTGTATTATAGAGTacacatttattatttacaatttttatataatgatattatttctaattttatttaattgatttcgattaaaaatattttaatttgtgcaTCGCACATGTGTAATACTAGTTGGGAATAATACATGGAGTTATTAAAATGTAATTccaatttaaaatgatttggCTGCATCAATTGAAgaatcattataaaataacagatataaatataatattgacaAATCATTTCTTGTATTACTAACTAGAGGGTATCAGGTCAGCTATATAcaactaaaattttatacaagTGTGAGATTTGTGAAAGgaaaattttttatacaaGTCTCCAAGTGTGGGATAAATTTTCCACCttagatgttaattaataaaaacttcCATTTAGGCTGATTATAAACTTCTAAGAAgttcacaaaaaaattacaaacgcTAAGCATCCCCGTTCCTATCTCCAATTCATCTCATCTCTATACTGTTCATGGCCTCACACCACTTTTTACTccatttcttcatcaaaagaTACCACTTGCAACCCTCCATCTCAAAACCATCTCATCTATTaactatttcatttattcaataaaaaaaatattttatttaaaaaaacattaatcaaaatacccaaaaattacaaattaaaatcataaaaaatttaaaaacataattaacgactccttttaaataaaaaaaattattgaaaaattgattttttttaattaaaaccatTTTTCGAATTTGGGAAATTGggtttattaattttggtattttttttcaaattattctgattttcaaaagaaatataaaaaaccaTAATAAACGATGGCCACTCACGGACCGGTGAGTGGGCGTCACAGCCCAATCCAAACTCGACACGTGGAGGGGGATTGGGGGGGTGGTAGCTATCCCAGAATTTCTCCCCGACGAAATATTATGGAGCTGGGAGACTCCCAACCCGGTCTCTTAGCCATCTCGTCTCGGCGAGACGGCTAAGAGCCGGGttggggatgctctaatgtAGTAGTTGAACATGCACTCCAAATCCTAAGAATGTTTTAAGTATCACCAAAGAGTACATGAACCCTatgaaaaaataggattttcCCAACTATGAGCTTGGAAGGAAGAAAGTGGAGTAGCTACTAGCAACTACGATTTCCATTGAGATGGATGTTCCATTTTAGCAAAGAGGCAAAGCTCAAACTGAAAAGACAATAACTATTGAATGAGGAAGCTCTCGAAATTCATGACTTTCATACTACACACCACCTCAGAGATCAATCCTCATCTGCAGTTAGTTTTGCACTCCTAAACTCCACATATTTAACTAAAACAGAGGACCTCAAATCAAGGCTAAACTCACTGTAATCTTCTGATTCACATACAACTTTCTCAGGATCCTATAGAAACAGCTGAACTAGGCTTCTCCTTGAGTTCCAAACAACAACAGTCAAGATAACGGTCACTTAACACGAAAGCTGCCACAGAATATGGAAAGCATTCCCATGTCCAAAACTCCATTTTCGCCAAAAACTACTCTTTTAACATAGTACTCATTACCTAACAATACCTCTACCATAATTATAGTAAGCAAAAATCTAACTTGGCCTCAATTGGACTACAATTCAATCATGCCCAAAACTCTTCACTTCATAACCACATACAAGACCAGCACCTTTCCATGACTCCAATTTTCACCTAAAATCACTCTCTCAAAATCCTCATAACCAAATACCACATCCAGCAACATAACAGTGAGAAAAAATCTAACTTGATCTCAGCAGCATTAAAGCAAACACAAAACAGGCATTCCCAAATACAATTGATATACATTACTGATGACTTCAAAAAGTAAATTCGATATACAGATTACACTTTCATAGACaacaaacaagcatacaccaAAAAACAGGCGATGGATCATTGGAGAAAGTATCCCGATAAGAACAGAGCAAACCCTAAAAGCAAACCACCATAGATGAGCAGAAGTTTCTGACCAGACGTGAGCGTGTTGGCGCCTAATCCGAACTGCTGATTCTGCTCGAATCCCGCAATCTCCATTCTCTTACTCTCGAAGAAGCTCTGCGACGCGCCGCAGGTCGGGCACCTCCAATCGTCGGGAAGCTTATCGAAGGGCAAGCCCGGCGGAATCGGGTACGACGGGTCTCCGGCGGTCTCGTTGTATTTATACCCGCAGGATCTGCATTCGTAGATTCCAGTGTTCACGACCGCGAATTTCTCCTCCAATCGCCGAGAATCGAGATTTGACTCCGGCTCCTCCGACGGAATCGGCAGGTCTTGGTCTTGCTTGTCTTCTTTGGAGACGTCGATGGAATTGATGGAGATGGGGGTTTTGGCGCGGTGGTGGAGGGGCGTGAAGAATGCGGTGGGGGTTTTGAAGAGCAGGcgcggcggtggcggcggtggAAAAGGGGCGGAGATGGTGAAGAGTGTGAAGGAGGAAGGTCTGGTGGCAGAGGAAGAcattatcttaatcttttctttgtgttatttttcgtggctattttttcatttaattaaaccaaaataaatcCTTTTGCGGATCCAGAATTCCAGGATATTATATAAACTAAAGTATATACCATTAAATATATGCGAATTTTGAGCTTAAATATATGCGAATTCTGATTAATGAAGTTAATCTATTTTCTGAATATGGGTGAGTAAATTTCATTTGGACTATCAAATGTATCACGGCAATAAGAGACATTCAAATATAAGAGTATACACAACTGATCATAGACTAGCTATAAGCTAGAAATAGGCTAGCCAAAAACTCCACCTATCATATTATTAAGGAGTTCTCATAGTCCAGTAACAAGCTAGTCAACACCCTAGTCGAgcaaataaattcacaaatacgATTAATTCAAATCGTTGttgtttatcaaatattaaaaaatgaagtgtaatGAGttgtaaatatatagtataaataaaaaatattaaaaataaaataaaatcggTTAGTCTATCGCTCGCTACGCAATAGACGGCCACCGATAGGCTAACGTGTATTGTCCGCAGATGACAGCTCGTCCGTCGCGTTAGCCTAACACAATAGTAGACGTCCGCCACGCCCGTCCCGCTAGCCTATGGCTAGTTCGTGCTGACGTCCCTTATTGTTGATGCTCCTCCGCCCGCTCGAAACTCGACAAAATATCTCGGTTTAGCTTGATATTCATCAGAGGCAAATATCTACAATTGAGTGGTAAAAACGTGTTGAGCTACGGGGCTTTAAACCTGAGTGTTGACAACGCGACTTTAGAAACGGGTTACATATGCGCGGTTTTGGAATACATTACATTTTTTCTGCTTTAAAGTCGCGTTTCATGTGCGTGACTttattaaacatataatttcaACCGAACCCCTAACCCCACTCCTCATCTTGTCAGCGTGAGTTGGAGGCAATTTCTGACAACTTTCTTCAGTAACAATTAATCCCTTGTCccttgataaattttttttcggttattaatattattattatcgtattactattatttatccATGAATTGCTGTTGTGGTGCCTCTATAGAAAAactagggttcgaaaatttgTAGTATATACATTCTTGCAAAAATAAGGCTAATTTGATCTATCTATAGGCTCCCGATGATCCGGCCTTATTATATTTGTAGAGCGTACATTTATCTCATATTGTTTGGGCCGGATACCAAGTCCAAAGTTAAATGACAGAAAACATGAGAGCGGGGACGGATCCAGCTACTAGTTAGCATgggcaaatgccccacctcaaatttcatcacatatacataaattatacattataaaatatattagttttaattttccaCTAATTGCCTCTCTTGaatctcttaaattttgtctatatatatttttgcctCTCTTCATATGCATTCCTGGATCCGTCCCTGCATGAGAGTAAGATGAGATTTGgtggtttaaaaaaaaagaaaaaggatttGATGGTCTATTGGATTGTCAAAGACCTCATTATATAGAACCTCATATAGTAAAGAATGCGTGTCACAATTACTTGCATGCTACATGCAGCTTTTCCTCTTTCCTTTCTACAATAATGTACCGTGAACAACTTCCAAAtgttacaaattaataatcttCAAATGTAGTTTTCCATCAAATTTATTCTCAATCCAATATGTGTGGGGTTGCTTTCATCCCAATACCATGAGTCGCTCTTGACTGCCATATCAAAGTAACTTGGGTTGTATCGTTGTGACTATCATTATGAAGATAGAATGAAAATATTCTATAACACAATGCGCATAATGTAGAACCGATGGATCTATATCAACTAAAGGAGAATATGACCTTGGTTAGAAAGTCCTTCATCTGATTATGACTTAAATTTTTCTCTCATTCAGATTCATCTTGAGACGATGGACTACATAACTGTCACCATCACATGGAACATCCTCTTCCTCAACACCAACATCATCCATATCGGCTTCATAATGTTATTTCCCAAATTCATACATCCAATATCTACGTGTGAACTCCGATATTGCTCTATTACAAACGTCCCAATTTCATAAGTATATTGCACGAGATCTTTAGACTGATAATTAAATGATCCTTCAAAAGGCATTGTCCATCTACTTCAACTAGACAAAATAGGTCAGACCGtttcataaattattaactaGCCTCTTCATATATTC
The genomic region above belongs to Salvia hispanica cultivar TCC Black 2014 chromosome 3, UniMelb_Shisp_WGS_1.0, whole genome shotgun sequence and contains:
- the LOC125212288 gene encoding rubredoxin produces the protein MSSSATRPSSFTLFTISAPFPPPPPPRLLFKTPTAFFTPLHHRAKTPISINSIDVSKEDKQDQDLPIPSEEPESNLDSRRLEEKFAVVNTGIYECRSCGYKYNETAGDPSYPIPPGLPFDKLPDDWRCPTCGASQSFFESKRMEIAGFEQNQQFGLGANTLTSGQKLLLIYGGLLLGFALFLSGYFLQ